The DNA sequence AGACTGCTGCTTTTGTCACTCTGATATATGATATTCTCAGAAACTGAGAGACCTTTACCTTCTCCAGATACCAGAACCACCTTTCGCTCTAACGCTTGAATTTGCTTCTGCAGCTTCTGGTCATCTCTATCCATATTTCTCACCTTTCTCTCTAGATCCTTATTCTGCATCACCTGCCTATGCATTTCTAGCTTATCTTGTTCCCATATCTGAAGCACACTCATGGTAAATACATGCATGGAATCAACAACTTCCTTTTCAGATATTCTATCCAAAGCTTGGGACCACTGATTACATATTACAAATATTTGCGGAGCCCCAATCCTACCAGGGGAAAAGGGGACTATGCCATCCGGAGTTTCTTCAGGTTCATACAGGAGACATTTCAACAGCCAATTATTCAATGCTCTAACATAACCTTTCTGGGCACTTATCCAGCCAGAGAATTGGAATGTCCAATTGATAAGCTCATGTTCAAGCTGCTTGGTTGCCTGGAGATGACTATCACTGCTCTTCTTCCTGGATCCAATGGAACCCAGTATTCTGGCTTCTCTAATTGCTTCACACTGATCATGATGACATTCAAGCATGGATTTCCACATTCTAGTCAACCTGAAAATAAAGCTTAACTCATATTATACCATATATACATTGAATGTTATGCACAGACTCCCAAAAAATTCTCAGGTGATAATTACATTAGTATGAGAAAAGGCAAAACATGTATCCTATACTATGTATGAATGGATATCTCTCATGCATGTCCTATCCCAAAGGACAGAAAAATGTTAGCaacttcaaaagaaaatgagaacatTAATTCAACCATACAAACTTGAGAAGAATAAAAATGGCATGGGTGACAACATCACAGCATGTGTGCAACGGAAAACTGGATGGAGAATACTGAATTCAAGTGTTCAATCCACTTGCACAAGGATAAACAGGGTATATTTTAAGGTTTTTAGGTTCCTCTTGTAGATTGGAGAGTAATAATTTCTTCGAAAAGCTCTTGTAGGGTTGCATCATCTCCCCTGTAAAGGATGATTATTCCTCTGGCTGACAGCTCAAGCACAACATTATCCAGAAATTGGACAGATAAACCACCAAATTATCTAGATTATATGGTTGGAAGTTATAAACATACATCAAAGTAAATAGCaggatttattaaaattatcaaaaatggTCTTCGAAGATGGCCAAGTATTTGCTTCTATCAGCATTATGTGTAGATTGCAGGTGGATTTGTTGGATTTCCtcaggatatatatatatatacatttgacCATGGTTATCAAAGAATTCTGGGAAATTGTCCATCAATATATCGATTCATTTCATAGGGTTGAAATATAGGGGAAATGATTCCTATGGAATGGAatcttaataacaaaataacccCTTCCATTCAACCTTTGTCTAATGTTGTAGAGCACATAATTAGTTCAGTTACTAAAAGCAAATACAAACAGCTGAAAGTGGAAAGTGCCACTGAACAGGCCAGAAAATGCTTGACCGACTCATTATAAGATGAGAACAAAGCCTCAACTCTTACCCCTCCTTTAGATGTGGTTGCCTGCATAGTTTTTATTATAACTGTAAAAATTGACACTACCAGCTGATTGATCTACACATTCCACACAAGGTCATTTTATATCAACTCAACGATAATAGACAAGCACCCAAAAAAGAAGCACAAATTGAGTTGGATAATAATGGATTGGTAAAAACAATCCATCGATCTATTTATGATCCATtagaaatataatgaaaaaatcCAATCCCATCCATCCCTGATCCAACTAATTAAAACCATCCATTTAAAAGTATGTTATACTTTATGAATCACATAGTGATGGAAAGGCAGAAGGAAGAAGTAATTGGCTTTCAATACTAAATAAATACTAATAGGAAGAAACACCACTTGTTgcattttcaaaaattcaataATCCAATGGATTGGGGGGGAATTGAAGGATTGGATTATTGGAGCATAGATATGGGATTATTTTTCCATCCATCCCTACATACAGTGTTGCCCATCATTAACAGAGAGACATTTAGGACTTGAACAAATAACAAGAATGGTTAGTTTTTAACATCACATACCCCTGGATTAATTCCTTCAGCTGTGGCCACAGTTCTTCATCCCTTATCTTGTTTATAGTCATAGAAATCTTATCAACCACCTGAATTGCCATTCTAATTTTTGTGGACAGATTCCTAACCAAAGTTCGAGTTGAATCAACTTTATGAAAATCAGCACCCCTATCATCCAAACGCTTCAGCTTGCGACACTTCCTATCATGCATAACACGCATCTTTTCCTCTGCCTGCAAACAAATGAacgttggaaaaaaaaaatgtggaaaCCTGTAAACACTGGTTAACAATGTTTTACTTATGGCATAAAAGACTTCTGATCAGTTGGTTTCTTTCAAATTATCAGCACAGGTTGGTTACAATAGAATATACAAGAACTGATGTGAATGCAGCAGGATTAAATTGCCTCAcagagattaaaaattaaaagtggaaAAAACTGAAAGCAATGGAATGAATGAGATTGGTGATTTAAGATCCATACCTTAACTTCGTTAAAGAGTTTCTTCTCCCAAAGAAGGAGCTTCTGCAGCGTAGAGGAAAGATTGCGCCCCCCGGTTGTTAGATCAACATCAAAATCCATGTTAGCAGCGGAGGCGGATTCGGCATCTTTGGAAGTAGAAGGTTGGGAGGAGACAAGGGACAATGAGGGAGCAACAACTTGTAACATCTTCGAAGAAGCTGCTTCGCAGGAAGCGATAAGGTAAAGGTGAGTGAGGAGTGAAATGTGAATAGAGAGAAATGTGAATTGTTATCCTTATTACCTTGATAAGCTGCGTGCTTTCTATTGTGGGGAAGCTTGCCGACCTCAAGGATCTTGGCGATTTGGGCACCAGAATCGGAAGCCCTCTGAAATAGAATCTGAATCTCTTTGGCAACCTCAAGTGGATTCCGGGAACCAGGTCTCCGGGTACGCAATGCGGCGTGCTCCTTGGCCTTGTTCCCATCATTATTATCACCATCAACTACTTTCTTATCCACTACGTGCACCTCGTATTCTacctcatcttcatcatcatcatcatcatcatcatcatcatcatcatcatcatcatcttcgtctTCCTCGTCCGGCTTGTGGTGGGAGGAGGGAGGGGGTTCGTGCTTAGGCTGGACAAGCTTCTGATCCCCATGAACCTGCTTGACGACTTCGTGATGGTGGTAATCCTCGTCTTCCAAATCGGGGATCCCCTCCTCCTCTCTGACCTCCCTGGAATCGCGGCTGGGGGTGGCGGTGGCGGTGGCAGGGTAAGGAGTTTGGGAATAGTACTTGTCGTCGCTGTTATCGAAGAAATTGAGAAAGTCCCAAGGGGAGGAGCGAGGAGGAGAGGGCGGAGGCGGGGGAGGCTTGGAAACGGGAAGGCGCTGCTGAGGAGGAGGCGAGGAAGAGGGTACTCCGACAGAATAGGGATCGTAGGGGTAGGGGTAAGGGGGATACTGGTAAGGGTAaaaggaggaagaggaggactCTCCAACGTACATGGTTTGGGGACTCAAAGGCATCTGCTCGTAGACAATGGAAGGAGAGGCCTTGTTCTGCATGAAATTCATATGAAGATGGGGAGGGTGATGATCTGGACCGGTGAAGTAAGAAGCGATAGGAATAGGAGAGGAGGATTGAGGGGAATGGTGGAGGGAGGGGAGGTCGTCGGAGTCGGAGTGGAAGTGGAGGTGGGAGCCGAGGGAAtcggagggagaaggagaggagGGGGGGAGGTGTTGGGCGAGTTTGTGAGGGGGAGAAGGGGAGGAAGAGGGGGAAGGAGGAGAATCCATGTCTTGCTGAATGAAAAGGTGTAAGGAGTGACCAATTGACTTGAGAGAATTTATGTAAGCGATGTGAGCGGCGGCGAGTGCATAGCGCTGGTGAATTGCTTCGTCCAGGAAACCACACCGCTCCCGGCACAGGGCCACTGCGGGGAGATCTT is a window from the Glycine max cultivar Williams 82 chromosome 2, Glycine_max_v4.0, whole genome shotgun sequence genome containing:
- the LOC778196 gene encoding uncharacterized protein LOC778196, yielding MGCASSKLEDLPAVALCRERCGFLDEAIHQRYALAAAHIAYINSLKSIGHSLHLFIQQDMDSPPSPSSSPSPPHKLAQHLPPSSPSPSDSLGSHLHFHSDSDDLPSLHHSPQSSSPIPIASYFTGPDHHPPHLHMNFMQNKASPSIVYEQMPLSPQTMYVGESSSSSFYPYQYPPYPYPYDPYSVGVPSSSPPPQQRLPVSKPPPPPPSPPRSSPWDFLNFFDNSDDKYYSQTPYPATATATPSRDSREVREEEGIPDLEDEDYHHHEVVKQVHGDQKLVQPKHEPPPSSHHKPDEEDEDDDDDDDDDDDDDDDEDEVEYEVHVVDKKVVDGDNNDGNKAKEHAALRTRRPGSRNPLEVAKEIQILFQRASDSGAQIAKILEVGKLPHNRKHAAYQASSKMLQVVAPSLSLVSSQPSTSKDAESASAANMDFDVDLTTGGRNLSSTLQKLLLWEKKLFNEVKAEEKMRVMHDRKCRKLKRLDDRGADFHKVDSTRTLVRNLSTKIRMAIQVVDKISMTINKIRDEELWPQLKELIQGLTRMWKSMLECHHDQCEAIREARILGSIGSRKKSSDSHLQATKQLEHELINWTFQFSGWISAQKGYVRALNNWLLKCLLYEPEETPDGIVPFSPGRIGAPQIFVICNQWSQALDRISEKEVVDSMHVFTMSVLQIWEQDKLEMHRQVMQNKDLERKVRNMDRDDQKLQKQIQALERKVVLVSGEGKGLSVSENIIYQSDKSSSLQASLQCIFEAMERFTDETVRAYEELLQRSKEESAARNHERVS